From one Triticum urartu cultivar G1812 chromosome 3, Tu2.1, whole genome shotgun sequence genomic stretch:
- the LOC125549111 gene encoding probable esterase PIR7A has translation MEGSGGGGDHFILVHGLGHGAWCWYKLVPMLRAAGHRVTALDMAASGVHPAGMDEVASFEDYSRPLLDAVAAAPAGERLVLVGHSLGGLNVALAMERLPRKVAAAVFLDACMPCVGRHMGVTMEEFSRRTTPEFFMDSERMVLETSQGPRPALVFGPKLLAAKLYDRSPAEDLTLATMLVRPGRLFVDDAMVKDETLLTDANYASVKKVYVVAMEDASFSEEMQRWMVDLSPGTEAEEIAGADHMAMFSKTRELCDVLLRIAGKA, from the exons ATGGaggggagcggcggcggcggcgatcaCTTCATCCTCGTCCACGGCCTAGGCCACGGCGCGTGGTGCTGGTACAAGCTGGTGCCGATGCTGCGCGCCGCGGGGCACCGTGTCACCGCGCTGGACATGGCGGCGTCGGGCGTGCACCCGGCGGGCATGGACGAGGTGGCGTCCTTCGAGGACTACTCGCGGCCGCTGCTCGACGCCGTGGCCGCGGCGCCCGCCGGCGAGAGGCTGGTCCTGGTCGGGCACAGCCTCGGCGGGCTCAACGTCGCGCTCGCCATGGAGAGGCTCCCGCGCAAGGTCGCCGCGGCCGTGTTCCTCGACGCGTGCATGCCGTGCGTCGGCAGGCACATGGGCGTCACCATGGAAGAG TTCTCCAGAAGAACCACGCCGGAATTTTTCATGGACAGCGAGAGGATGGTTCTGGAGACGAGTCAGGGCCCTCGACCTGCTCTCGTGTTCGGCCCCAAATTATTGGCAGCAAAACTGTACGATCGAAGCCCAGCTGAG GATCTGACGCTGGCTACGATGCTGGTGAGACCCGGCCGCCTGTTCGTGGACGACGCGATGGTAAAGGACGAGACGCTGCTCACGGACGCCAACTACGCGTCGGTGAAGAAGGTGTACGTGGTGGCCATGGAGGACGCTTCCTTCTCCGAGGAGATGCAGCGCTGGATGGTGGACCTCAGCCCCGGCACGGAGGCCGAGGAGATCGCCGGAGCCGACCACATGGCCATGTTCTCCAAGACCAGGGAGCTCTGCGATGTTCTGCTCAGGATCGCCGGCAAAGCATGA